Within Rhipicephalus microplus isolate Deutch F79 chromosome 9, USDA_Rmic, whole genome shotgun sequence, the genomic segment ATTGATGCACTTCTTTACACATCCACATGTGCTGAAAAGAAGACATTTGTATCTAAGCAATGACAGCACTTGGTAGTGACTAATTGATTTTACACTGTTGAATGTAAGTGTATAGTAGTGGCAACCTGATGTTACGTTTTGATGCATTTTGCCCTTTAATACATTGTCATGTGTTTATGTGGGTTGTGCCTTTTCTCAACGAAATTTTTGATATGGACAAATAAACTTAATGTTTTGCAGTTCCACTTACTTAGAAACAACCATTTACACTTGCCTAATTCTTTCTCATTTTATTCTGTCATAAAATATATTACCGCTCTTGATTCGATCATTCGTATTTGTCTTTGCCTTTTCTCTCGGTGATGCTTAAAATGCAATTAGGgcattgagttgatcgcactGTTTCGTAATATATGCAACATTGTTTTCCCGTTCTGGTATAGGAGGACAGTCTTAAAATGTAATTGTCATTGTCTGCATTCACTGAACAGTGAGAACTTGATAAATCGAACATGTTTTTTGATTGAGGCCAGAATCTGCATTGTTTAATGGTGTGAAGCTCTGGTAATTTGGTCATATTTCGCTGTACCCAAGTAGCTGGTACAGTCATTGGAGAGTGCTGAGCACAAAATGCCAGCCATACAACGTTCCGAAAAATCGTGTGCTCGTAGAACTGGTAATACAGTAGCTGTAGGTAAGGGTGTGGTGCAGAACACGGTTCACGATTATTAAAGATGAGGGGTCTTGTAGCTTTGCCACTTTGTGGACGAAGTTTCAGGATGATCAGCAACGTAGCTTTCTGGGCGAGTTCATTCATAGTAATAGGGAAAAAGAACCATCGCAAAACCACACGATGACAGCGAAGAACAACCACAACAACACAAGCGCTGGACTTGCAACTGAATGTTGATTGAAGAATTGCACACACCCCCACACATGAAACAATAGAGCATGTGTAAAAAAGGACCATCTGAGCCATGTCAACCTTGGGCACCTAACTGCCATGTCATAAAACGTGTGAAGCGATGATAAAATTTAACCCATGGCTTACCGACTATCTATAAACGCCAACTCTTTCTCTTTGAGAAAAACTGAGGGTTTGCTCACACATGAGAATTCGCTCCGCTATCTGATTGCGAAGGCCTCACAGATCTCATGTTCAATTTTTTTCTACCTTTGCCAATTACGATCGCTGATTTTGACAATTACGATCTGCACCGTGTAAGCTCTCCACACTGCAATCGCATAGCAATGCAGAAAACTAGTTTGAGCAGCATTTTCCGAAAGAAGCGAGCTAACGTCTTCACGAAATGGGCTGTTTTGGTAGTATACCTAATTCTCTTGTCATGCAACTGTGTATATCAGCCAGACGGGTCGATGTCTGAATGACAGGCTGCGTGAACCACCACTATCTCCGCCCCCCCAGGCACACGTGGAAACTTGCCTTTGCATTTCAAAAGCTGTGACTGCGTCCCAGATTTCAAATCAGCGATCGTAATTGGCGAAGGTAGAAACAAGATTCATCGTGAGATTTGTGAGGCCTTTGAAATGAGGAACTGGGGCGAATCGTCATGTATGAGTGAGCCCTCGGTTTTACTCGCAGAGAAAGAGTTTGGGCTTGAGATAGCCGGTAAGCCAAGCCTTAAAGGGACTATATAGTCAAATAACAATTCACCTCAGAGTAAAAGCTCAatatatgacaacatctaaaatgacaatattatcagcaacagtgccctacttaaagaaaaattaaggtaaatgcacaagaacacatacGCCTCAGTAGGAAATTCTCAAAattatcccgatgacatcagacgagcCTCCTATATTTAACAGTAATCGATATAGCCGCACTAAATAAAGAAACCTTTCGtacatcaagagatgcaataaaatgccgCTTGATCGTTTCTGTTTGaataatttattgatatgtggggtttaacatctcaaaaccaccatgtgattataagagacaccgtagtggagggctccggaaatttcgtacacttggggttcgttaacgtacacccaaatctgagcacacaggcctacaatatttccgcctctattcgaatgcagccgccgcagccgagattcgatcccgcgacttgtgggtcagcagccgggtaccttagccactagaccaccgcagcaagGTATCTGTTTGAATAATgcaaaaaagaaccgccggacgttgctaatggggaatggcacaagtggttcaaaaatttaATTTCTGCTTGGTCAAGCTGGACAGGGCGTGCCATTTAGCGAGGCCCAGCTGTACCAAAGTAGGTCTGTAATCTTGGGCATCTGTGTATTGATTGGGCACCTGTGTCCTTGGGCACCTGTGTCCTTGGGCACCTGTGTACAGATCAATTTCccgccaatggcgggaaattgatcaatggctgttgttgctgctgtggctcccattgcttttggtctgctgctactagcgcagtaaagccggacaACATTGTGCATGGCAATAGTGATGTGAGTCATTTCGGTCAGTCctcttcttgaggcgggtaatttgaagtgcgctaacctgatGCAAAACACTaatacgtgattttatttcaaaataggcccttccttgacacaaaagtacactacgaggtttctggacggctatttcaacaatcagcaTAGACTTactagttgcctttagtgtccctttaaaattcATCATTGCTTCACACGTTTCATGATATGGACAGTTAGGTGCCCCTGGTTGATATGGCTCAGAAGGTCCTTGTTTGAGCATGCGCTGTTGTTTCGTGTCTGGGCTTGTGCCCGATTCCCCAATAATCAATCAGTTGCAAGTCTAGTCCTTGTCCTGTTTAGTTGTTCTTTTTCGCTGTCTTTGTGAGGTTTTTTGCTGGCTCTTTAATCTATTGCAGGATGATGAAAGTTGCGACTTTTTAACTCCTCTTATGCAAAATAAAAGAAGTATTTACTAACTggtaaagaaataataaatgatTTGATATGAGAAATATTAGCTTTTTAATATTTTCGGTAGTTTGGTATTTGGTCGATTCAGATATTTTGGCCAGTCTTGTGAAATCCGAGCTAACGACCTTTTAACATAGTTCTTCGAAAAAGTAGAATTTGTGCTCGTATGTTTGTTCATGTAAGGGCCTGGCACATTATAGGATGCATAGCTTACTTACGTTCTATTCAATCATTATGCTGTCACAGAAGTAGTTTACAAACAATAATGGGAAATGTGCAATAAATGCGAGTACACAGAATTTATTTCTTGGGCATTTCTCATAAATGTGCCAGCATTTCTAACCACCAAACTGTGATATTTTTATCCTTTTGCAATgatttgttttccttcttttcatattctttttgttgtttgtttcatATTAACATTGCAAACTCGTATTTTATTTCTTATGCTGTGTGCGTTGAatgacaatttcttttttttggttACAGTGTAGTATTTTATAGGTGTTTCTATGGGGAAAAAAGTGCAATAAATATTCCACTGAGCTGGTGCCTAATCTATTAGCTTATTATGAATAAATGTTGTTATTAGGCATAGTACCAGTATTACATCGATGTTGTATTCGTGCACATTTACTGGAGGTCTTTTCATGTGTTAGACATAGTATGTACAAAGACAGAGGGAAACTGTTTTAACCATGTCGTCGTGGCGCAGTTTTTGCTCAAGTAACATGTAACTTGCTTAGGCGAAGGTGGTTATGTATTTCATCTAGTAGTGCAGTAATCTTTCTTCATTGCCTAGTGCTCTTGTGTAGATGCACACAATGCATGTAAGGTTTTCATTGCCTctattttgtctctgtagttttGCAGGTTCCTTGTCTTCGGCCTCCCGCGAGGCGTATCATTCACTTGTGTCAATACGAGGCGGACTGCATTCGTGTCGTCAGTGCAGCTATGCGACCAAGAACAAGGCCCTCATGCAAAGACACCTCTTCAAACACACGGGCGAGCGCCCCATCCAGTGCCACCTGTGCCCAGCTGCATTTTCTCTGAAAATGAACCTCAAAAGACAC encodes:
- the LOC142771827 gene encoding uncharacterized protein LOC142771827, with amino-acid sequence MCVMRYRQAADIRRFFAFDVPCAVPFAHVLTRWTAFLLAVHRRDQGQQKLLQVPCLRPPARRIIHLCQYEADCIRVVSAAMRPRTRPSCKDTSSNTRASAPSSATCAQLHFL